A window of Cryptomeria japonica chromosome 3, Sugi_1.0, whole genome shotgun sequence contains these coding sequences:
- the LOC131078325 gene encoding pathogenesis-related protein B translates to MGFLNGEVKLNIPASKAWEIYRNNELTRKVNPDLLADAQYLEGDGTPGSIRLLKLGPAVNKYVSQSKEKIEKVKEDKNGTYEITYKVVDGELKKMYDPYTVTFTFTPLQAGDCTAAWRAQYNPLIADVPPPEKAKKAALQFMKEIENFYLSFSAAM, encoded by the exons ATGGGATTTCTTAATGGGGAAGTGAAGCTCAATATTCCTGCAAGCAAGGCTTGGGAAATTTACAGAAATAATGAGCTGACAAGAAAAGTGAATCCTGATCTACTGGCTGATGCACAATATCTTGAAGGTGATGGAACACCAGGCAGCATAAGATTGCTGAAGTTAGGCCCAG CTGTGAATAAATATGTGAGCCAatcaaaggagaaaatagagaaggtGAAAGAGGACAAGAATGGCACATATGAGATAACTTACAAGGTGGTGGATGGGGAGTTGAAGAAGATGTATGATCCATATACAGTCACCTTTACTTTCACTCCTCTACAAGCTGGTGATTGCACTGCTGCTTGGAGAGCCCAATACAACCCACTCATAGCAGATGTTCCTCCTCCTGAGAAGGCCAAGAAAGCTGCTCTTCAGTTTATGAAAGAGATTGAGAATTTCTACCTTTCATTTTCTGCTGCCATGTAG